The following is a genomic window from Citrifermentans bemidjiense Bem.
CCGGCGGCAGCTACAACGGCACTCTCGCAACGCCCTTGTCACCTTCGGTCAAGACACCCGGGTCCAACTATGCGGTGTGCCAGAACCTCTACTGTCATGGAGGCAATCCCGTCACGTGGGGGGGAACGGTCAACTGCCAGGACTGCCACGGCGGCGGCAGCGACGCGGACAACTTCGGCGGCACCTTCTGGAGCGACGGAACGACCGGGAAGATCAAAACTGCCGGCGAGTGGGATGGCACCGGTCACGGCAGGGCCAGCGGCACCTATCCTTCGGGAACTGCCGCAGCGAACTTCGGGGTGGAAGCAAAGCAGTGCGAATACTGCCACGATGCGGGCGTCGGGCATGCCCAGGCCTCCAACGCCTTCCGGCTGAGGAATTACTCCACTGCCGCCTGGGGACGCAACGCCGTCTGTCAGAACTGCCATGGAGCCGGCTCGGCGGGCGTGACGGTCGGATCGCACCTGAAGAACTCTTCGCGCAAGGTCGGCTCCGACCACTACGGGGCTAAACACAGCAACTCCAAAAACGGCGGACAGTTCTGCTGGGACTGCCACGACGGCCACGGCGACACCAACGCCTACATGATCCACAACAGTGTCGCCAGCACCTCCGATCGAACCACCGGAGCGCCGGCGACCACCGCCGCAACCTCTTTCACCGCCTTTGCCACCGGCACCGATTATGCCCGCGGCGCCGCGCCCTATAACGGCATCTGCCAGGTTTGCCACGACTCGACCGTCAATCACTACACCGCCACAAGCGGCGACAGCCACAACCCGGGCACACGCTGCACGAGCTGTCATACCCATACCGGCCCGAATAGCAGCAACGCCTTCCCAGGGAGCGAGTCGGCCGGCGGGGCCCCCTGCCTTGGCTGCCACGCGACGGGATTCGCCAACATGCGGACCAACGCGAGCTATCACCACTACATGCAGAACGACACGGCGACCTACTCCAACAGCGCTACTCCCAGCGCCACCGACACGAACCGGCGCTGTCTCATGTGCCACGTGGATCACAACATATTCCGCCCCGACATGAATGCAGGCGGCGCCCGCGCAAAGAACCTGCGCACGGGGGCAATCGATGCCGTATCTGCCAGCGTCGGCTTCACCAACAGCGATTTCGACAATGCCCTTGCCTCCGGCGGCGTCTGCGTAAGCTGCCATACGAACCAGCAGACCAAAAACAGCACCAACCGTAAGGGTAACGGGACAACCGTCACGCCGCGGGTAACCAAGAGCGAGTACGCCGGGTCCGCCCACAACTACGCCGTCGCAGGGGGAGCCTTCAGCGACGCCTCCAGGGTCAACGCGAACTGCATCAAGTGCCATAACGCCCAAAACGGCGAGACCTCGTTGAAAGGGAATTTCGGCAACCACGACGGCACTGCCAGCTCCATCCTCGGCGCTCTGGGAGGCACCCTCACCGACCCCTACGAGGCGGGACTCTGCTACCGCTGTCACAGCAACGCAGCCGACGCGGTGGGCGGAACGAAGAAAACCGCCAATGCCAGGGACTGGTATGGCGCCGTCACCACCATGTCCTCTCGCGCCACCGCGATATTCCAGAGTTTCCAGAAGGCCAACAAGCATCAGGTCGATCTTCCGGCCTACAGCGGGAAGCACAAACCGAATGCGGTGGATGAATCGAGAGCGTACATCTCCAATGCCGCCAACAAACACGTAGACTGCAGCGACTGCCACAACCCGCACACCGCGACAGCCGCCAATCCGACCAAAGGGGCCATGGGGGCCAATCCCACCAACAGCACCGGCAACTGGACCGCGCCGACCGCTTGGGCCGACGTCAGCGTGGCCGGCGGTGACGACGAATACAAGATCTGTTTCCGCTGCCACAGCGGATACAACACGGGGCTCTCCTCCTGGAGCAGCGCCTGGACCGATCTCGGGAAGGAATTCAGCACCGGCAACAAGTCGTATCACTGGATCGAAGGGGACCGCGGCGCGGCCAAAGCCGACACCACCTACGGCAACTTCAACAAGACCTATATCTACAAGATGATGCCGCGCTACAACGGCTTCACCGATGCCCAGTTGCGTACGGTAAGAATGCGCTGCTCCGACTGCCACGGCTCCGACAACGCGGAGAACAACCCGAACGGGCCGCACGGTTCCTCCTACGCCAGGATGCTCAAGGTGCCGGCGGGGAGCCCCTACACGACGTGGAACAGCACGTCCCAGGTCGGCGGCGCGAACGTATGGTGCTTCAACTGCCACCTCCCTGCCTTCACCAACAGCGGGTTCAGCGGGTCAGGCAGTTCCTTGCACACCTCCAAGCACAGCGGTAGCAAAGGCACGTGCATGGACTGCCATATAAAGGTTCCCCATGGCTGGCAGATACCCCACCTGCTCAAGCCTTACAACATGCCTGCCAACTATCCGGCGGAGAACGCGGCCTATAACGGGACCGGGACGACCTCCAGATCGGGGATCGACCTCCCGCTGAACAGCACCAACTGGGGCCTCAGCGGCAAATGGACCGAAAACAGCTGCGGTAGCCACCAAAACTGCAGCGGCAACTAGTTATCGGAACAAGGTAGCTTTTCCAGGGTCATCGTGTAATTTCGGGGAGGCCGCCCTTTGGCCCCCCTCCCCTTGCGGGAGGGGGTTAGGGGGTGGGGGCAGGTGCCATCACGCGAACAGGCCTTTATTCGGAGCAGTCATGGTAGTCGGTTTCATCGGCAGCAAGAAGGTTGCGGTCTTTTTACTCGTGCTGGTGCTCATCATCTTCGTTTATGAGGGGGTAACCCAGCAGGTAACGGCAAAAATACTACTTTGCGGCGCATTCCTGCTGGCAGCAAACCTCGTCTGTTGCATATATCTCAATGCGCGGAAAGTGGCCAAAGCGAGCCTGCGCCAGATGGGATTCGTCACCTTTCATGCGGGACTTCTCGTCATCCTGCTGGGAGGCGTGGTCAGCTATTACACCTATTCGGTTGGATATGTGGAAGTCGCCGAAGGGAACAGTTTTAGCGACGAGCGCTCCAGTTACAACGGCTGGAAGCAGCGGTTCGGAAGCAGGAAAGGGACCGGCGTTCAGATTGGCGTGAAGAAGATTCACCTGAATTTCTGGGAAAACGGCCAGATCAAGGAATATACGAACCTGGTAGTCATCGGGGATGGCGGCATGGAAAGGGAAGCGGTTCTGGAAGTAAACGGATCCGTGCGGCACCGCGGCCTGCTGATAAACCTCGCACGTTATTTCGGCCTCGCGCCTCACTTCGCGCTGGAAACAGCGCAGGGGGAGAAGGAAGGCTACATATATATCAGCGACACAGCCAAAACCAACACCTTTACCATCCCCGCCCTGGGGTACGAGGCCACCGCGGCCTACCGGAACATCACCGACCGAGCCGTCGCTGTCTCGGTCAATACTCCCGGGAAGGGATGGGTGAGCCGAACCATGGTTGCCGGCGACGTACTCGATCTGGGCAAAGGGCGGTTGAAACTCACCGGCATCTCCCTTTGGAACGGTATTACGGTGGTAAAGGACTCGGGAAAAGAAATCACCTTTGCCGGATTCGCGCTCTTTCTTGCCGGCTTGCTGATGTATTACCTACGTTTTTTCCAGGAGGCTTTGAGAAGTGGCAGAGATTGAAAAGTTGCTGTTGTTTGCCGCAATAATCACCTGCGGCGTGAGTTGCGTATTCCACATCATTGGCTGGATTTTTTCCAAAGATACTGTCTTTAGCATCGGGAAAGGGCTGATCTGGCCCTTTCTTGGCCTCGTTACCGGAGCGATTGCCGTGCGTTGGCACCATCTTGGCCACGGACCGTATATCACCCTCTACGAGGTCCTGCTTTCCAACGTCTGGGTTGCCACGGCATTGTATCTCGCGGTCACCTTCAAGCGCAAAGCCCTCGATGCCATAGGGGTCTTTGCCATGCCGATCATACTTCTCACCGTTGGGGCAGTCGTGATGTCCCCGTCTCAAGCTTCCAACCTCACCCCTGCCTACAAAAGCGTCTGGCTGATTCTGCACATTTGCTTTGCGAAGCTCACCTACGGAAGCCTCGTCGTTGCTACGGCACTCTCCATTTCCATACTTCTCAAACGGTATGCGGCAGAGAAACACCGCTTCATGATGCGGTTGACCGAGCCAGAACGAGCCGACCGGCTCTGTCACAAACTCATCGCCGCGTCACTGATGTTTGCCTCGATAATGATCGTCTCCGGTTCCATCTGGGCGAATCAGCTTTGGGGGAAGTACTGGGGATGGGACCCGGTGGAAGTCTGGTCGCTGATCACCTGGATCGTATACGGCCTGTATCTCCACCTGCGCATCACCTACCGTTTCAAGGGGGTTCCCGCCGCGGTCTACTGCATCAACTCGTTTCTGGTTTCTGCGGTTTCCTTTTTCATCATGCCCTACGTTTTGAATACCGTGCACAACAGCTTCATGTTCGCGAAGTAGAAGAAGGTTCCTGCCCTGCCGTGACGAAATGCTTTACAACTCACTGTCGATTTCTTTTACACACCGTAAGCATTCCCCGCAGGAATCATTGGAATATTCACACTTTAGCAGCACTACGGATCTTGCGCGTCTCCCAATTTTTCAGTCATTTCAAACAAATGTATAAACGATAGGTATATAGTCCGACGTGGCTACGGGATGGATTATAACATGGCATGCCTACTGCATTTGCTGGAGCATCTGTTTAATCAATGAATGAGGGTATATGCCATGAAAAAACTCGTATTAGCAACTGTCTTAGCGCTCTCCTTGATAGCAACCCAAGCCTTTGCTATCCCCGCTCTGCAGCTGTACATCCCGGGAGCGACTTACCTCAGCGACACCTGGGTCATCGACAGCAACAATTTCGAATTGTGGGTGATCGGCAACGGTGCCAAAGAGCCCATCTCCGGTGTGTACCTGGCCGCAGCATACGCGACCGGAGAGACCGGAACGATCAACATCACCCGTACGGGCAGCAGCACCAGCCTCGCCGTTGCTCATAGCGGAGGCGACGGAACCGTGCCTCTTTTGGGTGGTGGCGCCAGTCTGGCGCCCCACGACCCGTGGGGAGCCGGAACCAGCTGGTACTCCTACCTCTTGGGTGATTTCACCTCCAAGGCCGACACCATTTACGACTACACCACCGGCACTGCGGACCAGGGTACCGGCCAGATCAACAAGTACAACGTAGACATCGTCGGTTACGCAAGCGGGCTGCACTTCGACGCTTACGACCACATCGAAAGCGGAAACCACACTAGATACATCTTCGCTCCTTTCTCACATGACGGTGAGAATACCAACCCCGTTCCGGAACCGGGCACCGTGGTTCTGCTTGGCGCAGGTCTTCTCAGCCTCGCCATTTACGGCAAACGCCGTCGTAACTAGTAACCACAGCTGAACAGTACAGACCATCGCCCCAACAAGCGGTGGAATTGAGAAACCCGGCTTTCATGGCCGGGTTTCTTTTTTTCAAGTCGTATAGTACGTTTGATCAAGAGTTGCTATGTTAACTTCAGTGGGACGCGAAACCGTATTTGGCAAGTACCGCCTTGGCCTCGCCCCCCATTAGGAAAGCAAAGAAGTCGGCTGCCTCCTTATTTCTCCCCCCGGCTGCCGTGAGCGCCATGGGATACACCACCCTGGGATAAAGCTCCTGAGGAACAGTAAAGAGTATCCTCGCTTTTTTCGCCTGCAGAGCATCTGTGCGGTACACAAAGCCGCCGTCCACTTCGCCCCGCTCCACGTACATGAGGCATTCGCGCACATCCTTTGCCATGACCAACTTCTTCTCGATCTGCTTATCCAGTCCCGCTTTTTTCAGCGCCTCGGCGGCATACTCACCGGCTGGGACACTCTTCGGGCTACCAATAGCAATGCGATCCAACTTGACCAGATCCCGTAGCGAGGTCGCCTTGCCCGGAGTGCCTGCAAAGACAAGGGTGTTGTAAGTAAAGGTTCCGATCCTGCCGGGATCGACCAGTTTCTTCGCCTTGAGATAGTTCATCCATTCGACATTGGCCGAGACATACAGGTCTGAGGGAGCGCCGTTTTCGATCTGTTTGGCGAGTTGTCCGGACGCCGCGTAATTTTTCACGAACTTTACGCTGGGGTGCTTGTGGGAATAGCTGTCGGAAAGCTCGTTAACCACCTCCTTGAGGCTTGCAGCCACGAAAAGGTTGACCTCGCCGGCTAGGGCGGGCGAGACAAAAAGGGTGCAGCAGATAAGGGTGAGCATCGACTTCTTGAGAGAATGCATGATTCCTCCATGTTGCAGTGAATAAAGGGCGTCAGTTCGCTACATCGTTGTCTGTCACTGCAGTGCAACTCGTAAGATTGCCACTAAGCCTTCT
Proteins encoded in this region:
- a CDS encoding cytochrome c biogenesis protein, which gives rise to MAEIEKLLLFAAIITCGVSCVFHIIGWIFSKDTVFSIGKGLIWPFLGLVTGAIAVRWHHLGHGPYITLYEVLLSNVWVATALYLAVTFKRKALDAIGVFAMPIILLTVGAVVMSPSQASNLTPAYKSVWLILHICFAKLTYGSLVVATALSISILLKRYAAEKHRFMMRLTEPERADRLCHKLIAASLMFASIMIVSGSIWANQLWGKYWGWDPVEVWSLITWIVYGLYLHLRITYRFKGVPAAVYCINSFLVSAVSFFIMPYVLNTVHNSFMFAK
- a CDS encoding CxxxxCH/CxxCH domain c-type cytochrome, which gives rise to MSVRFAALPNNGFGRYTGNVAYPYYLPSKNAARSGTCRNTYCHSPGTKPAGSSADPNKSAAWGGTLDCTGCHKGSVSGDYMNTGSHYAHVYGDGSAKSQISCVKCHAATAAADMAISDRSRHVNGQVEVAFDSSSNPTGGSYNGTLATPLSPSVKTPGSNYAVCQNLYCHGGNPVTWGGTVNCQDCHGGGSDADNFGGTFWSDGTTGKIKTAGEWDGTGHGRASGTYPSGTAAANFGVEAKQCEYCHDAGVGHAQASNAFRLRNYSTAAWGRNAVCQNCHGAGSAGVTVGSHLKNSSRKVGSDHYGAKHSNSKNGGQFCWDCHDGHGDTNAYMIHNSVASTSDRTTGAPATTAATSFTAFATGTDYARGAAPYNGICQVCHDSTVNHYTATSGDSHNPGTRCTSCHTHTGPNSSNAFPGSESAGGAPCLGCHATGFANMRTNASYHHYMQNDTATYSNSATPSATDTNRRCLMCHVDHNIFRPDMNAGGARAKNLRTGAIDAVSASVGFTNSDFDNALASGGVCVSCHTNQQTKNSTNRKGNGTTVTPRVTKSEYAGSAHNYAVAGGAFSDASRVNANCIKCHNAQNGETSLKGNFGNHDGTASSILGALGGTLTDPYEAGLCYRCHSNAADAVGGTKKTANARDWYGAVTTMSSRATAIFQSFQKANKHQVDLPAYSGKHKPNAVDESRAYISNAANKHVDCSDCHNPHTATAANPTKGAMGANPTNSTGNWTAPTAWADVSVAGGDDEYKICFRCHSGYNTGLSSWSSAWTDLGKEFSTGNKSYHWIEGDRGAAKADTTYGNFNKTYIYKMMPRYNGFTDAQLRTVRMRCSDCHGSDNAENNPNGPHGSSYARMLKVPAGSPYTTWNSTSQVGGANVWCFNCHLPAFTNSGFSGSGSSLHTSKHSGSKGTCMDCHIKVPHGWQIPHLLKPYNMPANYPAENAAYNGTGTTSRSGIDLPLNSTNWGLSGKWTENSCGSHQNCSGN
- a CDS encoding choice-of-anchor N protein; this encodes MKKLVLATVLALSLIATQAFAIPALQLYIPGATYLSDTWVIDSNNFELWVIGNGAKEPISGVYLAAAYATGETGTINITRTGSSTSLAVAHSGGDGTVPLLGGGASLAPHDPWGAGTSWYSYLLGDFTSKADTIYDYTTGTADQGTGQINKYNVDIVGYASGLHFDAYDHIESGNHTRYIFAPFSHDGENTNPVPEPGTVVLLGAGLLSLAIYGKRRRN
- a CDS encoding cytochrome c biogenesis protein ResB — protein: MVVGFIGSKKVAVFLLVLVLIIFVYEGVTQQVTAKILLCGAFLLAANLVCCIYLNARKVAKASLRQMGFVTFHAGLLVILLGGVVSYYTYSVGYVEVAEGNSFSDERSSYNGWKQRFGSRKGTGVQIGVKKIHLNFWENGQIKEYTNLVVIGDGGMEREAVLEVNGSVRHRGLLINLARYFGLAPHFALETAQGEKEGYIYISDTAKTNTFTIPALGYEATAAYRNITDRAVAVSVNTPGKGWVSRTMVAGDVLDLGKGRLKLTGISLWNGITVVKDSGKEITFAGFALFLAGLLMYYLRFFQEALRSGRD
- the modA gene encoding molybdate ABC transporter substrate-binding protein, which encodes MHSLKKSMLTLICCTLFVSPALAGEVNLFVAASLKEVVNELSDSYSHKHPSVKFVKNYAASGQLAKQIENGAPSDLYVSANVEWMNYLKAKKLVDPGRIGTFTYNTLVFAGTPGKATSLRDLVKLDRIAIGSPKSVPAGEYAAEALKKAGLDKQIEKKLVMAKDVRECLMYVERGEVDGGFVYRTDALQAKKARILFTVPQELYPRVVYPMALTAAGGRNKEAADFFAFLMGGEAKAVLAKYGFASH